A window of the Rubeoparvulum massiliense genome harbors these coding sequences:
- a CDS encoding IS4 family transposase, translating to MDKDTLISSFGKWISPINFDFFDEQVKIRNLDYYTKKLTTEAYLKLMLLAQLNQWDSLHEMSDALVDEGLQETVGFQSISVSQLSRRNREIPSNVMAMIFFQLVSKIKAFHQKNQSSMPLHIIDSTTIPLNLGKFAWADFRKTKAGIKVHLRLVMMDQHMTYPDQLTITPAKEHDRGQLEVLIDDKNATYVFDRGYIDYERFDRMTDDGYFFVSRLKANAVTHPIKSFDTGENPAILSDQMVWLGTSPSLAENVFRLVEVLDHRGKTLRLITNRFDILPEEVSEIYRARWAIELFFKWLKQHVKIKTFYGESENAVKNQIYTALIVYCLHVLIQLEMNSQRKILQIQRWLKRLLWKPANQWVRRMEDRTVP from the coding sequence ATGGATAAGGATACACTAATTTCGTCATTTGGTAAATGGATTTCTCCCATCAATTTTGACTTTTTTGATGAACAGGTCAAAATACGGAATCTTGACTATTACACGAAGAAGCTAACGACAGAAGCTTACTTGAAATTGATGCTTCTCGCTCAACTCAATCAATGGGATAGCTTACATGAGATGAGCGATGCCCTTGTTGATGAAGGTCTTCAGGAAACCGTAGGTTTTCAATCGATTAGCGTATCTCAGCTATCGCGACGGAATCGTGAAATTCCATCGAATGTGATGGCCATGATATTCTTCCAACTGGTCAGTAAAATAAAGGCTTTCCATCAAAAGAACCAATCATCCATGCCATTGCATATCATTGATTCAACTACCATCCCCTTGAATTTAGGGAAGTTTGCTTGGGCGGATTTTCGGAAGACGAAGGCAGGAATCAAAGTCCATCTACGCTTAGTAATGATGGACCAACACATGACCTATCCTGACCAACTCACGATTACACCCGCTAAAGAACACGATCGCGGTCAATTGGAAGTCCTCATCGATGACAAGAACGCGACTTATGTGTTTGATCGAGGTTACATCGATTACGAACGCTTTGATCGTATGACGGATGACGGCTATTTTTTCGTGTCCCGTTTGAAAGCCAATGCCGTCACTCATCCCATTAAATCCTTTGACACCGGTGAAAATCCTGCGATCCTTTCGGATCAAATGGTTTGGCTAGGGACCTCACCAAGCCTTGCAGAGAACGTCTTCCGACTCGTTGAAGTGCTCGATCATCGCGGGAAAACACTTCGATTGATTACGAATCGATTTGATATTCTTCCGGAGGAAGTGAGCGAGATCTATCGCGCCCGTTGGGCGATTGAGCTCTTCTTCAAATGGTTGAAGCAGCATGTGAAGATTAAAACGTTCTATGGTGAAAGTGAAAATGCTGTCAAAAATCAGATCTATACGGCATTGATCGTGTATTGCCTTCATGTTTTGATTCAGCTAGAGATGAATAGTCAGCGGAAAATACTTCAGATCCAACGTTGGCTCAAACGTTTGCTTTGGAAGCCAGCCAATCAATGGGTTCGTCGCATGGAGGACCGTACGGTCCCTTAA
- a CDS encoding copper amine oxidase N-terminal domain-containing protein — MKRFIIGFLSGALIFGSLTAFAVSGKMIEVFYTVKDIKINQISKMPKEEQLKPFIHKGTTFVPLRYISENLGYPVAWDGKTNTVLIGETGEETAVYPGNGIESMNFQKGSWHDYTYKYNSSRTVADNIGNQYSNYLTFSVSSGSKEENWCELEFPLMGEYH; from the coding sequence ATGAAGCGATTTATCATTGGATTTTTATCTGGTGCATTAATATTTGGTTCATTAACGGCTTTTGCTGTAAGTGGAAAAATGATAGAGGTTTTCTATACTGTGAAGGATATTAAAATTAATCAAATTTCTAAGATGCCAAAAGAGGAGCAGCTTAAGCCCTTTATCCATAAAGGAACAACCTTTGTCCCCTTACGCTATATTAGTGAAAATCTTGGCTACCCTGTAGCTTGGGATGGGAAAACGAATACGGTTTTAATTGGTGAAACCGGTGAAGAAACTGCGGTATATCCAGGAAACGGGATAGAATCGATGAACTTTCAAAAGGGATCATGGCATGACTATACATACAAATATAATTCATCGAGAACGGTAGCAGACAATATTGGAAACCAGTATAGTAATTATCTCACATTTTCCGTTAGTTCAGGATCAAAAGAAGAAAATTGGTGTGAGTTGGAGTTCCCATTAATGGGTGAATATCACTAG
- a CDS encoding IS3 family transposase: MFTYQERIKAVQLVIQYDMSYATVIRELGYPSKGALINWYKEYIENGDLHKDFIRKSKYSEEERQKAVAYYLEHGKCVSRTARILGYPSRPELDAWIKELAPEEKKYCRSGGSLIKYTREQKEKAVISLCSRSKPAKEVANEIGVSREVLYNWKRQLLKEGREPKMTKKDKVSNTSTDVKHEGQTTDLLAEKEHLTKQVDELQKEIYRLQLERDILEKAAEIIKKEKGISLATFTNHEKAIVINALREKYFLKDLLQILHMAKSSYCYQAFILNKSDKYADLRKEVKKAFNGSSSRYGYRRIHSVIKLAGTVISEKVIRRIMKEEQLIVPSIRRRKYNSYKGEISPEVANVIHRDFHADKPNVKWLSDITEFHIPAGKIYLSPIIDCLDGLPVSWTIGTSPDAELVNRMLDEAISVLKEGEHPVIHSDRGSHYRWPGWIERVEKAQLTRSMSKKGCSPDNSACEGFFGRLKNEMFYNRHWTGITINQFIKQLDEYIKWYSSKRIKLSLGGMSPLDYRRSLGLAV; the protein is encoded by the coding sequence ATGTTTACCTATCAGGAAAGAATTAAGGCAGTCCAGTTAGTAATACAGTACGATATGAGTTATGCAACAGTAATACGTGAACTAGGATACCCTTCAAAAGGGGCGCTTATCAACTGGTACAAAGAATACATCGAAAATGGTGATCTTCATAAGGATTTCATAAGAAAGTCAAAATACAGCGAAGAAGAACGCCAAAAGGCTGTTGCTTACTACTTGGAGCACGGCAAATGCGTTTCCCGTACAGCTAGGATCCTGGGATATCCTAGCAGACCTGAACTTGATGCTTGGATCAAAGAGCTGGCCCCTGAAGAAAAGAAATATTGTCGGTCAGGAGGATCACTGATAAAATATACGCGTGAACAAAAAGAAAAAGCAGTCATTTCCTTGTGCTCAAGAAGTAAACCCGCTAAAGAGGTTGCTAATGAAATTGGGGTATCCCGTGAAGTCCTTTATAACTGGAAAAGGCAGCTTTTAAAAGAAGGACGCGAACCAAAAATGACAAAGAAAGACAAAGTTTCAAATACATCAACTGATGTCAAACATGAAGGACAAACAACCGATTTACTGGCTGAAAAAGAACACCTGACAAAACAAGTAGATGAACTTCAAAAAGAAATTTACCGTCTGCAGCTGGAGCGGGACATATTAGAAAAAGCCGCAGAAATCATAAAAAAAGAAAAGGGCATTAGTCTTGCAACATTCACTAATCATGAGAAGGCTATAGTGATTAATGCCCTAAGAGAAAAATATTTTCTGAAGGATCTTCTTCAAATTCTCCATATGGCCAAAAGCAGCTATTGTTACCAAGCCTTTATCCTGAACAAAAGTGATAAATATGCTGACTTGCGTAAAGAAGTAAAGAAAGCATTTAATGGATCTTCCAGTCGTTACGGTTATCGCAGAATCCATTCTGTCATTAAATTAGCCGGCACAGTCATATCAGAAAAGGTAATTCGCCGGATTATGAAGGAAGAGCAATTAATCGTACCCAGTATAAGGCGCAGGAAATACAACTCATACAAAGGTGAAATTAGCCCGGAGGTAGCGAATGTTATTCATCGTGATTTCCATGCGGACAAGCCAAATGTAAAATGGCTTAGCGATATAACGGAATTTCATATCCCAGCCGGAAAAATATATCTGTCTCCCATAATTGACTGCCTTGATGGGCTGCCAGTAAGTTGGACCATTGGAACATCACCGGATGCTGAATTAGTTAATAGAATGCTTGATGAGGCAATCTCTGTACTTAAAGAGGGTGAGCACCCCGTAATTCATTCAGACCGTGGCAGCCATTATCGTTGGCCAGGTTGGATAGAACGAGTGGAAAAGGCTCAACTTACACGCTCAATGTCAAAGAAAGGTTGTTCACCTGATAACTCCGCCTGTGAAGGCTTCTTTGGCAGACTCAAAAATGAGATGTTTTACAATCGCCACTGGACCGGTATTACAATAAATCAATTCATAAAGCAACTTGATGAATACATAAAGTGGTATTCATCAAAACGGATTAAGTTATCGCTAGGTGGAATGAGTCCTTTAGATTACAGAAGAAGTCTGGGGTTGGCTGTTTAA
- the istA gene encoding IS21 family transposase: MFEALQKKRFKGSYRTVCLFIQEWRESKQETEAPVDQNMTRLSHPPGEAQLDFGQMEAVRNGELVDIHTLILSLPFSNSFTAIPLPRENTECLLHGLQEIFKQFDFVPRSIRIDNMRPAVAKARGNGSEMVFTDEFIKFANFYGFTPIACNPRSGNEKGNVENKVGYVRYNFMTPAPVIDDLEHLGRILARKSEEDRERLHYQKEVPIRELLDEEKKHCLALPETDYPVFREEEAKVNKYGEITLDKEKVYVPRGANFAKLHVVKYWDRFKDVSPFGEILLEDHRPYMGKTRKIPWKEILTSLIRKPRAVDNSRHMEYLPQNVREYLSIPDFRLRKERLRWLVGLLSHHSIQEIGDQFYELEPMCSDDSGSHPYEVDWSKYDSLQSTGKEVGA, encoded by the coding sequence ATCTTTGAAGCGCTACAGAAGAAGAGGTTTAAAGGGTCCTATCGGACCGTTTGCCTGTTCATTCAAGAATGGCGCGAAAGTAAGCAAGAGACCGAGGCCCCTGTTGACCAAAATATGACACGGCTCAGCCATCCACCGGGCGAGGCCCAACTTGATTTCGGTCAGATGGAGGCAGTGAGGAATGGAGAACTGGTGGATATCCATACTCTCATTTTGTCCCTTCCCTTCAGTAATAGCTTCACCGCGATTCCACTTCCCAGGGAAAATACAGAATGTCTCTTGCATGGGCTTCAGGAAATCTTCAAGCAGTTTGATTTCGTGCCGAGAAGCATCCGGATCGACAACATGCGTCCAGCTGTCGCCAAAGCTCGCGGCAATGGATCTGAGATGGTCTTCACGGATGAATTCATCAAGTTTGCCAACTTCTATGGCTTCACTCCCATCGCCTGCAATCCCCGTTCGGGGAACGAAAAGGGGAACGTAGAGAACAAGGTCGGTTATGTCCGATACAACTTCATGACCCCCGCTCCTGTCATTGACGACCTAGAACACTTGGGCCGAATCCTGGCCAGGAAATCGGAAGAGGACCGGGAGCGTCTTCACTACCAGAAGGAGGTTCCGATCAGAGAACTGTTGGATGAGGAGAAAAAGCATTGTCTTGCCCTGCCGGAGACCGATTATCCAGTGTTCCGAGAGGAGGAGGCCAAGGTAAACAAATACGGAGAGATCACGTTGGACAAAGAAAAGGTCTATGTGCCGAGGGGAGCCAATTTTGCCAAGCTTCATGTCGTGAAGTACTGGGACCGCTTCAAGGACGTTTCTCCATTCGGCGAGATCCTGCTTGAAGACCACCGACCGTATATGGGCAAGACCAGAAAGATTCCGTGGAAGGAAATCCTGACTTCCCTGATCCGCAAGCCACGTGCAGTGGACAATTCGAGACATATGGAGTACTTGCCACAGAATGTCCGCGAGTACCTCAGCATCCCGGACTTTCGCCTTCGAAAGGAACGGCTGCGCTGGCTGGTCGGCCTTCTAAGCCATCACAGCATACAGGAAATCGGAGACCAGTTCTATGAGCTGGAGCCTATGTGTTCGGATGATTCCGGCTCCCATCCCTATGAAGTGGATTGGTCGAAGTATGACAGTCTTCAGAGCACCGGCAAGGAAGTGGGCGCATGA
- a CDS encoding ImmA/IrrE family metallo-endopeptidase, whose protein sequence is MKEKIELNGEAISLRKEFGEDVDSPIDIFSLIHNNDDLTMIFYPMSNRVSGMCIRDGKNKIIGINSTSTYGRQRFTIAHELYHLFFHEDFKGIVCSNDLEANNDPQEKEADMFASYFLAPYESLTYFIKNKLKKEKHQLEIEDIVRIEQHYGLSRQATLWRLINDGYITRGKADTMKTGIIASAIKLGYDDKLYIPTPEEKQYATYGKYVKLAEELKTKELVSTGKYEELLLNGFRADIVYGFDTQEEEKYD, encoded by the coding sequence ATGAAAGAGAAAATAGAACTGAATGGTGAGGCAATAAGCCTTCGTAAAGAATTTGGCGAAGATGTAGATTCCCCAATAGATATATTCTCTTTGATTCACAACAATGACGATTTAACGATGATATTTTACCCTATGAGCAATCGAGTAAGTGGAATGTGTATTAGAGATGGAAAGAATAAAATAATCGGTATTAACTCTACTTCGACCTATGGTAGGCAACGTTTTACAATAGCACACGAGCTCTATCACTTATTTTTCCATGAAGACTTTAAGGGTATAGTTTGTTCAAATGACCTTGAAGCAAACAATGACCCACAGGAAAAGGAAGCAGATATGTTTGCATCTTATTTCCTAGCACCTTATGAATCTCTGACTTATTTCATTAAAAATAAGCTTAAAAAGGAAAAGCATCAACTTGAGATAGAAGATATTGTAAGAATAGAACAGCACTATGGATTGAGCAGGCAGGCTACGTTATGGAGATTAATAAATGACGGATATATAACCCGTGGAAAAGCCGATACGATGAAGACAGGTATAATAGCTTCAGCCATAAAACTTGGCTATGATGATAAATTATATATACCCACACCAGAAGAAAAGCAATATGCCACTTATGGAAAATATGTCAAATTGGCTGAGGAATTAAAAACAAAAGAACTCGTTTCAACTGGTAAGTATGAAGAATTACTTTTAAACGGTTTTAGAGCAGACATTGTATACGGGTTTGATACACAAGAGGAAGAAAAGTATGACTAA
- a CDS encoding helix-turn-helix domain-containing protein, whose product MLNFDLIGRRFSEIRKISGFTQGQIAEYLEVAQSYISKCEKNERQFSVDILEKAAELFGCTVEYFTNEASEFVPMPMALRAKSVDVEDLKTIAAMNKIALNLRFMEGLLEGE is encoded by the coding sequence ATGTTAAACTTTGACTTGATTGGTAGAAGGTTTAGTGAGATACGAAAAATTAGTGGCTTTACACAAGGCCAAATAGCAGAGTATTTAGAGGTTGCTCAAAGCTATATTTCAAAATGTGAAAAAAACGAGAGACAATTTAGTGTAGATATACTAGAAAAAGCTGCAGAATTATTCGGATGCACTGTAGAATATTTTACAAATGAAGCAAGTGAATTTGTGCCAATGCCTATGGCTCTTAGGGCAAAGAGCGTAGATGTGGAGGATTTAAAGACAATTGCTGCTATGAATAAAATTGCATTAAACTTACGTTTTATGGAAGGCTTACTCGAGGGGGAATAA
- a CDS encoding IS3 family transposase has protein sequence MCFYHLHVNVMEKWHYLCLLMNLFNREIIGYSVGSKKDVGLVYDSYLNSQVNLSKIKVFHTDRSNEFKNQLIDEVLEAFKIQRSLSSKAVHMTMLSLKLDKKIIKTEFVFNRMFLSLEEIKNELEDYVNWHNHQRIHGALNYMTPVEYRLAMMTE, from the coding sequence ATTTGTTTTTACCATCTACATGTCAATGTCATGGAAAAATGGCATTATCTTTGTCTATTGATGAACCTCTTTAATCGAGAAATCATTGGTTACTCTGTAGGTAGCAAGAAGGATGTTGGGCTAGTATACGATTCATATTTAAACTCTCAAGTAAACCTATCCAAGATCAAAGTATTCCATACCGATCGGAGCAATGAATTTAAGAATCAATTGATTGATGAAGTGCTAGAGGCCTTTAAAATACAGCGATCATTAAGCAGTAAGGCTGTCCATATGACAATGCTATCGCTGAAGCTGGATAAAAAAATTATTAAGACAGAGTTTGTGTTTAATCGAATGTTCCTTAGTTTAGAAGAGATCAAGAATGAATTGGAAGATTACGTAAATTGGCATAATCATCAAAGAATTCATGGAGCATTGAATTATATGACACCTGTGGAATATCGTTTAGCTATGATGACCGAATAA
- a CDS encoding DUF2326 domain-containing protein, producing the protein MNLQMSELGVSTHLSPEFLDQYSRISREIHELEAQNDAYNKLNELNEKKRRAKQALEQSIESILLEIETQINNKMKEFNDWLFDENHKAPVLKFKAYNSYSFYTPDDDGTGTNYKGMVLFDLAVLSLSRLPSIAHDSLIFKNIEDESVDGIMQIYAESKKQIFVAFDRASSYKPSTSKIIYDNTRLELGKNGHELYGENWNVEENNGASKL; encoded by the coding sequence GTGAACTTACAAATGAGCGAACTAGGAGTTTCAACACACCTTTCTCCAGAATTTCTTGATCAGTATTCAAGAATATCCAGAGAAATTCACGAGCTTGAAGCTCAAAATGATGCCTATAACAAACTAAATGAATTGAACGAAAAAAAGCGTCGAGCCAAGCAAGCACTTGAACAAAGTATAGAAAGCATCTTATTAGAAATAGAAACACAAATAAATAATAAAATGAAAGAGTTCAACGACTGGCTATTTGATGAAAACCATAAGGCTCCAGTATTAAAGTTTAAAGCTTACAATAGCTATTCATTTTATACGCCAGATGATGATGGGACAGGTACAAATTATAAGGGTATGGTCTTATTCGACCTTGCTGTCCTATCTCTTTCTAGACTTCCTTCAATCGCCCACGACTCATTGATATTTAAGAATATAGAAGATGAATCAGTTGATGGAATTATGCAAATATACGCTGAGAGCAAGAAACAAATCTTTGTTGCGTTTGATAGAGCAAGTTCTTATAAGCCGAGTACGTCAAAAATTATATATGATAATACTCGATTAGAATTAGGCAAAAATGGTCATGAACTTTACGGTGAAAACTGGAATGTAGAGGAGAATAATGGTGCATCTAAGCTATAA
- a CDS encoding helix-turn-helix domain-containing protein encodes MHLSYNKLWKMLIDRGMNKQDLRKLTGLSAASIAKLGKGENVNTDNLVRICKALDCDISDIVEIKKEST; translated from the coding sequence GTGCATCTAAGCTATAATAAATTATGGAAGATGTTGATAGATAGAGGAATGAATAAGCAGGATTTAAGGAAGCTAACAGGACTTAGTGCTGCGTCCATCGCAAAACTAGGAAAAGGAGAAAATGTTAACACGGATAACCTTGTTAGAATTTGCAAAGCACTGGATTGTGATATCTCTGATATCGTAGAAATTAAGAAGGAATCCACATAA